One Methylophaga marina DNA window includes the following coding sequences:
- a CDS encoding YncE family protein, with protein MRLRLGLSLSLLLVAMPLAAQHAYISSQAANKITVLDIDTQKITATVDVTTGPVGVSLDNKRHELFVTHPEQGLVTMIDTKDNKKLAEINTGGQPFAIAVDPSDKHQVFVSDWHRNAVVVINPETKLVVDLLSVGKNPAGLALDNATRRIFVANRNSDTLTVLDADTPRQYAEVKTGKAPYAVAVSPDSKQIFVTAIQDNTITVIDGESYEVVKTLKAGTAPYGVAVTPDNQWLFVANQGTNDVWVFDTETLEMVTKIKVGEMPETVAFSDDSQYAYVTNWFSNTLSVIDIKQQQVVQHLPMPDGPRSLGRFIGD; from the coding sequence GTGAGGCTGCGTTTAGGTCTCTCATTGAGTTTATTGCTAGTGGCCATGCCACTAGCAGCTCAACATGCTTATATCAGTAGTCAGGCTGCCAATAAAATTACCGTTTTAGATATTGATACACAAAAAATAACAGCCACGGTAGATGTCACTACCGGACCTGTAGGTGTTTCATTGGATAATAAGCGGCATGAATTATTTGTCACGCACCCTGAGCAAGGGTTGGTGACAATGATCGATACCAAAGATAACAAGAAGTTAGCTGAAATTAATACGGGTGGGCAACCTTTTGCCATTGCGGTCGACCCTTCTGATAAGCATCAGGTATTTGTTTCAGACTGGCATCGTAATGCTGTTGTGGTCATTAATCCTGAAACGAAGCTAGTGGTTGATCTCTTGTCAGTGGGTAAGAATCCTGCTGGTTTAGCACTAGATAATGCAACTCGACGTATCTTTGTGGCTAACCGCAATAGTGATACTTTAACGGTCCTTGATGCTGATACGCCGCGCCAATATGCTGAGGTGAAGACTGGAAAAGCGCCTTATGCCGTCGCTGTGAGTCCTGATAGCAAACAGATATTTGTCACAGCCATCCAGGATAATACCATCACAGTCATTGATGGTGAGAGCTATGAGGTGGTGAAAACGCTGAAAGCAGGCACTGCGCCATATGGTGTTGCGGTCACACCGGATAACCAGTGGTTATTTGTGGCTAACCAAGGTACGAATGATGTTTGGGTGTTTGATACTGAAACATTAGAAATGGTCACAAAAATCAAAGTAGGCGAAATGCCGGAAACAGTCGCTTTTTCAGATGACAGCCAGTATGCCTATGTAACGAATTGGTTCAGCAATACCTTATCGGTGATTGATATTAAACAACAGCAAGTCGTCCAACATTTGCCGATGCCTGACGGCCCAAGAAGTCTTGGT